The Aquincola tertiaricarbonis genomic sequence CACCGCGGACAGGCCGGTCTCGAAGCCCAGCGTCAGCACCGGGTAGGCCAGCCCCCAGGCCATCAACGCCACCACCCAGCGGGCGGCGCGGCGGCCAACGGCACCGGCCTGCCACACACGCCAGCGGGCGTAGCCCCACATCGGGAAGATCAGCGCCCACATCAGGCCGACGAACCAGCCCGGTGGCGCCAGCCGCAGGCTGCTGAACGCGGGGTCGGCGCCGGCGGTGCCGGTGGCGAACAGCAGGCCGTTGCCCACCAGCACCAGCAGCAGCGGCACGCCCATGCTCCACCAGCGCGCGGCGCGGG encodes the following:
- a CDS encoding TspO/MBR family protein, with the protein product MTTTATRPSLPPMRPMRRGQDLAEPLAPWNRPTRAARWWSMGVPLLLVLVGNGLLFATGTAGADPAFSSLRLAPPGWFVGLMWALIFPMWGYARWRVWQAGAVGRRAARWVVALMAWGLAYPVLTLGFETGLSAVANVASLALVLLTTRRVQRASAPAARWLVPSIVWIGFATALGLAAWWH